A stretch of the Oxyura jamaicensis isolate SHBP4307 breed ruddy duck chromosome 4, BPBGC_Ojam_1.0, whole genome shotgun sequence genome encodes the following:
- the ARHGAP36 gene encoding rho GTPase-activating protein 36 — protein sequence MQPVSLHSLSELERASLQELALYQLQEKLLVGHLSLAKVGPKGSKSIRQKLESFSKEKKDYSPQTFGIPLFQVIANDRAYKQLQETVKSSRRLCLEVEATVTNFRAQMQKRSPLGRSCWLVPCEMFPEEPLSPAFLDHSSSWSQRRGAMSVDSIADLSDNSSKLLEALQLSHPHELDPRRNLGKKKMLSLNPITWQVPRIVDRCCKHIETYGLQTVGIFRVGSSKKRVQQLREEFDQGLDVFLDEHQSVHDVAALLKEFLRDMSDSLIPRELYAAFLSTASMEVPAQLVVLQLLLFVLPPCHSDTLHRLLRFLSKVAQHAKSSRGPSGQEIPGNKMTVSNLATVFGPNILQKEKPGEKDAGAMNFEDSTAIILVVQRLIEHYQTLFMVSPEMQHDILRRLFQTDPDVIDYLLRRKFNTVLSTENENLTEEYAPVPLSDQALESNSLSSEFYSNISFLNLDVDI from the exons TTGGACCTAAAGGCAGTAAATCTATCCGCCAGAAACTGGAGAGCTTttcaaaggagaagaaag actATTCTCCTCAGACTTTTGGGATCCCACTTTTCCAAGTCATTGCCAATGATCGTGCATACAAGCAACTGCAAGAAACTGTGAAGAGTAGCCGCCGGCTGTGCTTGGAGGTGGAAGCAACAGTGACAAACTTTCGGGCTCAGATGCAGAAGAGGTCCCCACTGGGCAGGAGCTGTTGGCTGGTACCTTGTGAGATGTTCCCTGAAGAGCCtctttccccagcttttcttGACCACAGCTCTTCCTGGAGTCAGAGAAGG ggGGCAATGTCCGTGGACTCCATCGCCGATTTGAGTGACAACAGTTCCAAGCTGCTGGAGGCCCTGCAGTTGTCACACCCCCACGAGCTGGATCCACGGAGAAACCTGGGCAAGAAAAAGATGTTAAGCCTCAACCCCATCACCTGGCAGGTCCCACGGATTGTGGACAGATGTTGCAAACATATTGAAACATACG GTCTCCAAACAGTGGGCATCTTCCGAGTTGGGAGCTCCAAGAAAAGAGTTCAGCAG CTGAGAGAAGAGTTTGACCAAGGACTGGATGTTTTCTTGGATGAACATCAAAGCGTTCATGACGTGGCTGCTCTGCTCAAAGAGTTTCTTCGGGACATGTCAGATTCGTTGATTCCCAGAGAGCTCTACGCAGCCTTCCTCAGCACAGCCT CCATGGAAGTCCCGGCACAGCTGGttgtgctccagctgctgctcttcgtGCTGCCCCCCTGCCACAGTGACACGCTGCACCGCCTTCTGCGGTTCCTCAGCAAGGTGGCCCAGCACGCCAAGAGCTCCCGGGGCCCCAGTGGCCAGGAG ATTCCTGGGAATAAAATGACAGTTTCAAATTTGGCCACAGTCTTTGGTCCCAACatactgcagaaagagaagCCTGGAGAAAAAGATGCTGGTGCTATGAACTTTGAAGACAGCACTGCCATCATACTGGTAGTTCAGAGGTTGATTGAACATTACCAGACCCTGTTCATG GTCTCTCCAGAAATGCAGCATGACATCTTAAGAAGACTGTTTCAGACAGACCCTGACGTCATTGACTACCTTTTGCGCAGGAAATTCAATACTGTGCT gagcacagaaaatgagaatttgaCAGAGGAGTATGCTCCAGTCCCACTGTCGGATCAGGCCCTGGAAAGCAACTCTCTCTCATCAGAATTTTACAGCAATATCTCATTCCTAAACCTGGATGTTGACATCTAG